From the genome of Desulfobacterales bacterium:
TTAATTTTATAGATATTTTTAGGTATAAAACCATTTTTGATATTTCCAAAAATTTATAGGGATAGCTATTTAAGTATATTCTAAAAATAGAATATACTTAAATAGCTAAAGCTTGAAGGCTTAATATTTTTAGCCTTAGTCATATTTTGATAATTAATATATATCTTATTTTTAGAATATACTTAAAATAATCCCTAAAAAAAATTAACAAAAAAATAATTTAGGAGGCGCCATGTATGAATTTTATAGTATAGAAAAAAAACCGCCCATTGCATGGGTTTATCTCAACAGACCCGAAAAAAAGAATGCGATGAATCCCCCAGCCTGGAAAGAAATTATACCTATTTTTTCAGACCTTGATCAAGATAACGAAATTAGAGTTATAATTATTATGGGAAAAGGCCCATGCTTTTCTGCAGGGATTGATCTTATATCAATGGTTCCAGAAATGCCTGAACTTATGCAAAAAGATCAAAAAGGAGGCATAAAATGGAAATTAATAAAAAGAATATATGATCTCCAGGAAACTATGACATGTATAGAAAAATGCAAAAAACCAGTTATCGCTGCTGTTCATGGATTTTGCATAGGAGCAGGCCTTGATATGATTACAGCTTGTGATGTAAGGGTATGTTCAAGTGATGCTGTATTTTCTTTAAGGGAAGCGGCTGTTGGATTTGTTGCTGATGTAGGGGTTCTGCAAAGAATTCCCCATATCGT
Proteins encoded in this window:
- a CDS encoding crotonase/enoyl-CoA hydratase family protein is translated as MYEFYSIEKKPPIAWVYLNRPEKKNAMNPPAWKEIIPIFSDLDQDNEIRVIIIMGKGPCFSAGIDLISMVPEMPELMQKDQKGGIKWKLIKRIYDLQETMTCIEKCKKPVIAAVHGFCIGAGLDMITACDVRVCSSDAVFSLREAAVGFVADVGVLQRIPHIVGQGIARELAYTAKNIDAKRAKEILLVNEIFSDMESLVNGAYEMAMQIAENSPLAVQASKDVLNFCVGKTMDEGLKYVASISSNIIPSDDLTEAVMAFSQKRKPKFTGN